Proteins from a genomic interval of Mustela lutreola isolate mMusLut2 chromosome 4, mMusLut2.pri, whole genome shotgun sequence:
- the ATOH7 gene encoding transcription factor ATOH7: MKSCKPSNPAAGTRAAPACAGGAECAGACAGAGRLESAARRRLAANARERRRMQGLNTAFDRLRRVVPQWGQDKKLSKYETLQMALSYIMALTRILAEAERFGSERDWVSLHCEHFGRDHYLPFASAKLPGEGESYGQRLFGFQPEPFQMAS, encoded by the coding sequence atgaagtcctgcaAGCCCAGCAACCCCGCGGCGGGAACGCGCGCCGCGCCCGCGTGCGCAGGCGGCGCCGAGTGCGCGGGTGCGTGCGCCGGGGCTGGGCGGCTGGAGAGCGCGGCGCGCAGGCGCCTGGCGGCCAACGCGCGCGAGCGCCGGCGAATGCAGGGGCTCAACACCGCGTTCGACCGCCTGCGTAGGGTGGTGCCCCAGTGGGGCCAGGATAAAAAGCTGTCTAAGTACGAGACCCTGCAGATGGCACTGAGCTACATCATGGCGCTGACCCGTATCCTGGCCGAGGCCGAGCGATTCGGCTCGGAGCGGGACTGGGTCAGTCTCCACTGTGAGCACTTTGGCCGCGACCACTACCTTCCGTTTGCGAGCGCGAAGCTGCCGGGTGAGGGCGAGTCCTACGGCCAGAGGCTCTTCGGCTTCCAGCCGGAGCCCTTCCAGATGGCCAGTTAG